The Triticum aestivum cultivar Chinese Spring chromosome 6D, IWGSC CS RefSeq v2.1, whole genome shotgun sequence genomic sequence ACAACCTCGCCGGAGATGGGTTCCCCGTTGTGCCCTGCTCCCTTCCTTCCCCATCTGCCGTCTCTCTTTTCCTCTCTGTCTCTAATCTCTCTGCTCCCTCTCTGCCGCCTTGGACAGGGCTTCGACGCCGCCGCTGCCATGTCTGCCTCCCTCCGCCTCCAGCTCGTCCCCAAGTCCCGccagcgccgcctcgccaagtCGTCGCCGTTCCCACCTTCGGGGCCCAAGCTGCGCTTCATCACAGGCGAGTCCCTGCCGCGTCGGCCATCTTCTCCCTCGCCTCGTTCCGCTCGTCTGCAGAGGGCGCGAGGCATCTCTGCTGCATCGAGCTGCTGCTCGTTCCACCACCAGCGCGCCCGATGCCTCCTCCTCACGCGTGCCTGACCTgcgccaagctccgccgccgccattgttggggaacgtagtaatttcaaaaaaattcctacgcacacgcaagatcatggtgatgcatagcaacgagaggggagagtgttgtccacgtaccctcgtagaccgacagcggaagcgttatcacaatgcggttgatgtagtcgtacgtcttcatgatccgaccgatcaagtaccgaacgtacggcacctccgagttctacacacgttcagctcgatgacgtccctcgaactccgatccagccgagtgttgagggagagttttgtcagcacgacggcgtggtgacgatgatgatgttccaccgacgcagggcttcgcctaagctccgcaacggtattatcgaggtgtaatatggtggaggggggcaccgcacacggctaagagatctcaaggatcaattgttgtgtctctggggtgcccccctgcccccctatataaaggagcaagggggaggcagccggccaagaggagaggcgcgccataggggggagtcctactcccaccgggagtaggactcctcctttccttgtgggagtaggagaagggaagggggaaggagaaagaaggaagggtgcgccccccttccctagtccaattcggaccagaccatggggaggggtgcggccaccttttgaggcctttctctcctttcccgtatggcccattaaggcccaatacgaattcccgtaactctccggtactccgaaaaatacccgaatcactcggaacctttccgaagtcctaatatagtcgtccaatatatcgatttttacgtctcgaccatttcgagactcctcgtcatatccccgatctcctccgggactccgaactccttcggtacatcaaaactcaataaaactatcatcgtaacgttaagcgtgcggaccctatgggttcgagaactatgtagtcatgaccgagacacgtctccggtcaataaccaatagcgggacctggatgcccatattggctcccacatattctacgaagatctttatcggtcagaccgcataacaacatacgttgttccctttgtcaccggtatgttacttgcccgagatttgatcgtcggtatctcgatacctagttcaatctcgttaccggcaagtctctttactcgttccgtaacacatcatcccgcaactaactcattagtcacaatgcttgcaaggcttatagtgatgtgcattaccgagtgggcccagagatacctctccgacaattgaagtgacaaatcctaatctcgagatacgccaacccaacaagtatctttggagacacctgtagagcacctttataatcacccatttacgttgtgacgtttggtagcacacaaagtgttcctccggtaaacgggagttgcataatctcatagtcataggaacatgtataagtcatgaaaaaagcaatagcaacatactaaacgatcgagtgctaagctaacggaatgggtcaagtcaatcacgtcattctcctaatgaggtgatctcgttaatcaaatgacaacttatgtctatggctaggaaacataaccatctttgattaacgagctagtcaagtagaggcatactagtgacactctgtttgtctatatattcacacatgtattatgtttccggttaatacaattctagcatgaataataaacatttatcatgatacaaggaaataaataatactttattattgcctctagggcatatttccttcagccatcCCGTGCGCGCCTCCGGTCTTCCCCGCCTGGATCCGGCGCCCTTCGTCCGTCCTCGCCGGAGTCACGCCAAGTTCCCCTGCCTCTGCATCGCCGAGTTTTGCTGCTGTTTTGTTGGAAACGAGCAGAGGACGAGGCGCCGCTCCCCCGTGCCTCACGTTgaccgcgccctgcctcctctcgccTGGGCCAGCGCGCTGATTCAAGCCAGATccggcctgccttggcctctccaccaaaccgggccgaagcccatgagTGAGCAGCACCCGTCCCTCTCCTGTGCACCGCTGGCCCAGTCAGTTTCGGCCCTGTGTTGTTTTTTTCTCTGTCTGCGATTTTCGCCTATTAATGCTGAGaaaacagatttgcagaaaaacccttgaacttcatgcatataataacttcacaaccgtgcatcggattaaaataatttatacataTTAAATGCTTAGaaatttgtgtagattaataatttgccattttcatcccatgttaaaatgtttaaaatgttgtttgtttaatttgctcaaatgccatgttaaaatgctttatttcataactaaataaccgtaactcggatttaaataaactatatatataacttgcttggaaaaatgcctagtttaacatggtgcactttattttgctgtttaacaacattaggattatgtttatggcagaacagtagcaaattcaaaatatgcatatgaggattttccggaattgttgtttatggtttccggcctcttttaacttgcttaaatagttagtttccatatgcttcacctcttgccatggttaataacatttaatattgttgggtccataaataagagagaactaaataattgatgtggtgtttcttcaatatgcaactcgttgcatattgagctccacttaatttgtagtgttgtttgttgcactttgccatgccatgcctcattaaaccggacatgcatcatatttgtttttgcatcatgccatgtgtatgtggtggttgtttactatgttgtttgtttctttccgggttgcttctctcgttagcttcggtttcgttccggagttgtgaggattcgttcgactccatccgtttgtcttcttcatggactcgctcttcttcctagcgggatctcaggcaagatgaccataccctcgaaatcacttctatctttgcttactagttgtccgttctattgccatgccgcgctacctaccacttgctatatcatgcctcccttattgccatgtcagccctaaccttttcacccttcctagcaaaccgttgcttggctgaAATCTCCTGCACTCCGTTCCATTCAGTTAGCTTGCTCAGTAGTCCATAATTTgtatgttaccctcttttcttggtcgACTCCCGAAACTTCCCAAGAAAAATCCCGAATTGGATCCAAAATtgatgttaccgcttttgctcagccccttcttatagcgttgctagttgcaggtgaagattaagtttgttccttgttggaccaTGGATTTTATGAActctgttgggatatcacaatatctcttatttaattaatgcatctatatatctgggtaaagggtggaaggctcggccttatgcctggtgttttgttccactcttgccgccctagtttccgtcataccggtgttatgtttcttgattttgcgttccttacgcggttgggtgatttatgggacccccttgacaattcgctttgaataaaactcctccagcaaggcccaaccttggttttaccatttgcctacctaagcctttttcccttgggttctgcagactcaagggtcatctttattttaaacccccgagccagtgctcctctgagtgttggtccaacccgtcagtcgccggtggccaccaggggctactctgggctcgcctatcggaagcttggacaatccggtgtgccctgagaacgagatatgtgcagctcctatcgggatttgtcggcacattcgggcggctttgctggtcttgttttaccattctcgaaatgtcttgtaaccgggattccgagactggtcgggtcttcctgggagaaggaatatccttcgttgaccgtgagagcttataatgggctatgttgggacacccctgcagggtattatctttcgaaagccatgcccgcggttatgtggcagatgggaatttgttaatatccggttgtagagaacttgacacttgaccttaattaaaacgcatcaaccgcgtgtgtagccatgatggtctcttcttggcggagtccgggaagtgaacacggtttctgggttatgtttgacgtaagtagaggttcaggatcacttcttgatcattgctagttcacgaccgttccgttgcttctcttctcgctcttatttgcgtatgttagccaccatatatgcttagtgcttgctgcagctccacctcattacctcatctttcctataagcttaaatagtcttgatctcgcgggtgtgagattgctgagtcctcgtgactcacagatacttccaaaacagctgcaggtgccgatgataccagtgtaggtgacgcaaccgagctcaagtgggagctcgatgaagatcttgttcgttgtgttgtttcttttcatgttgatcagtagtggagcccagttgggacgatcggggatctagcagttgggttgtctttttttattttggttctgtagtcggacctatgtgtgtatcttgaatgatgtatgatttattatgtattgtgtgaagtggcgattgtaagccaactctttatcccattcttgttcattacatgggattgtgtgaagatgacccttcttgcgacaaaaccacaatgcggttatgcctctaagtcgtgcctcgacacgtgggagatatagccgcatcgtgggcgttacaccataCTAAAGGCAGCTACAATGTTTGAtattgacacacaagttgatactGTTGTACCGTGTTGTGTATTGCACAATTTCATAAGGCTACACAATGGAGATATGACACTGCCTGATAGAGCTACAATGGATGTTAATGAAAGCAATATGAAGGATGTACCAGATGGAGATGTCAAATACAAAAAAGATGTGATTGTATTTAACAACTTGAGACAAGCTGAAAATGAGATGCGAGATGCCATGGCAATGCAAATGTGGGCAGATTACATTGCTAGAAGATAAGCATATGTATTGTGTAATTTTCCCTTATGTTATGTAACTATTTGGTTGTACTGTACTCAATATGGGCAGATTACATTGCTAGAAGATAAGCATATGATTATTTTAGTCAAAAACTGCAGAAAGACATTGCTTTAGGAGCCATTTAACATTGCATTAAAATTCTAATGAGTTTGACACTTCCATAATCATGTGCCCAGTAATGCACATGCACAACCTACTACAAGTTAAATATGACAAGTGCATCATAACCATGTGTCCAGAGATGCACATGTACAAAATATATCACATCCTATTACAAGTTACCTACGCCAAGGATCATATCCATGTGTCCATAAATGcacatgcacaaaatatatctcaGTTTTAAGCTAGCCCTCCCCTAGTACGAAATACTAGTTCATTTGATTAGGTATTCCGAATTTTTCCAGTCAACTAACCTAACCGTAATTCGTTACTTGAAAATGATAGAAATACTTCCCTGTTCTCCTTGTTGGCGGTGAAGATGTCCGCTGCTTTTAGCATATCGGCCATCGAAAGACCCTCCAACCTTTCAAGTGCTTTGATGCATTTCTTGATGCTGAAGGGGTCCTTTAATTTCCTCTCCTCAATGGCTGCATACCTATCTATTTCTTCCCTTCTGAATTTCAGGTATCTCTCATGAAAATCATCAATACTGGTCGTCTTTTGCTTTTTCGCTCTCTTCCTGCTAGTAACCTCAGGAGCTGAGCTAGATGGTCGACGATTGCGATGTACAACTTGTGGAATTTCATGCAAGGTTTGTCCAACATGTTGTGAGGAAATTGGTATTGCTTCAACTTGTGGAGCATGTACTGTCAAGTCATTTCCTTGAGCCGAGTTTGCCTCAACTTGTGGAGCATGTACTGTCCGGTATTTGGGAACATCATGATCTCTTAAGAGTTCAATGAGATATGCCTTCATCTGATGATTCCACTTGGCTCTACCAGAATTCTTAGCGGTACCTAGCAATATGAAAAGTGCAGCTTTATAGGTCAGCTCTTTTTTAATATTGTGCATATACACATGGTCTCTAAAATGTAGTCACTTCTCTGAAAGTAATAGCAATCAAGTGTAATCTGATTTGTGGTACTGAAGGCAGGTGAGCAGGTTATATATTAAGTATATTCCCTAATCGTAAAAATACGATGCCTTGATTTTATCTCTTTACTACAAGCACACAACCAAGCCTTTTTTTATTCAGAGCAACACCACAGAACAACTAAGCTTCAGGGTAGGCTTTTAACTGTATTTTTCCAAGATGAGTACTACaaataaataaatcagaaaatgGATATCCTGTATCATATGCTACCAGGAAGTTCAGTCCATTTTCCGTAGTAGGTGGTCACAAATGCAAAATCATCATACATGTTAGTCAATCCTTGCACACATACATGGTTTAGGTATACAGGAACTCGCTTAGCAGGCTAGCAACACTTCCTGCTAGCATATATCATACATGAACAAGTAGAAGTAGATCTTTCTCCGTGTAACAACTTAAACACACAAGAAATAATCTCTATTCATTTATGCATCTAATAAACATACTGAATCTGTGTGATCTATTTTTGTTTTTTATAAACCTATAAATCTGAAGTAGAAATATATTTTAGGAGCGGAAATCAACAAGTACTAGGAAGTTTTATAGGAGAATAAATCAAAAAGGTTTGGACGGTTACCTTCTAGGGAGATTTCTTGACTTCCCCCAAATTTCTGGTCGTCATGCCCTTGCGTGGATGGAGGGGGTGGAGGGGGGAGATGGGGAGGCGGAGGAGGGTGGATTCGCCAGCCGACAGCGCTCCGCTGGTTCTCCATGTTGATTCCGCGCCAAAGCAGTCTAGGGTTCCTTCTTCTCCGTGGGGAATTTTGGGGGAGTGGCGGGAGTGCTGAGAGAGAGAGGAGCGGCGGGGACTCTGTTTCCCGTGCCTTTCCATTAGGTATGTGTAGATTTTTTACTTTGCTGGAAAGTTTCCTTTACTAAGGAAAGTGCAGCGCTCTTTCCTTTATCCCGAACGCCTCCAAAGGAAACTATCCGCAGGTAAGGAAAGTTGTACGATTCCTCCAAAAAAATCCTTCGTACCGAACAGGGCCTTACCCTCTATTTGGAGCGCCAAATAGGATTCGGGTGCGGTGATGTAAGACTATATCTAAGAATGTCATGCAGTTAAAAAACTCGGATGTTTTTTTGAacacagacgcaagcgctcatacatatgtGCATACACTCACCTcatgaatgcacacacgcataccctacccctatgagcaccttcgagccggcatatcatcttgagatttacgaagtcaccataggcgcctcgtcatcgacgggaacatctcctcccactgaaagtgcatcaccggaaatcctgaaataaatccagaaataatgccaGCACGAAGACTTaaacccctggtgggctggggataccactgtccctctaagaGCAACTCTACCAGTCCCCGCAAAAAGCtccgacccgcaaaataactgcCAAAATGCGGGTCGGCGCGGAAAATCCCGCCCGAACAGACCCCACAAACGCGGCCGGCCCGCAAATTTTTTTGAGGGGTGCGGCACAATCTCGGCCCCAACCCGCGAATATGCGGGTTTCCCCCTCGCCCCTGCGGTGCCCCGTATCCCAGTGAAgcggttggcgggagggacatttcagcccgcgtgTCTTTCCCCATCTCCTTCCACCGCCCGCCCGCCTTTGGTTCCGCTCGTCCGCCGTCGGCGATTCCGGCCAAATCTGCGGGCGGAATCGCGCCACGGGGCCGTCCCCCACCCTCCAGCACCGATACACTGCACCCCCCCGTatccggcgagaagagccgccccTCGTCGCTGTCGCCACCGGGGATCGACCTCCGTCgagcccgcccctcgtcgccgcccgggaTCACCCGCCACACGAGCCGTCGGTTAGTGTTTGTTTTGTGATATTTGTGAGCGGTATGCCTAGTTGATTGACGCGGCGTGCGATTCTTGTCCATGTAGATGGAATTGAGCacgtgcgagaagttcttgctctccgattcggacgactcggatgttgagaccATGCTTGTGACCTTTCGGCAGCAGACATTAGTGATGTCACTTGCTGTGAAGGAGCACGAAGACGAGAactggaagaggcggcgaggatcgaccgtcgggcgtctttgcattcctcggaatcgccatcttgggaacgagatgttgatgcaagactacttcacggagaatccaacatatccaccgcacctcttccggagaaggtactGAATGCGCCAATCCCTATTTGTGAAAATTGttcaagcttgcgaggcaaattgtcggtattttactcaaagaagaaatgatgtgggcttaaagggatttagtgcatatcaaaaaatctccgcagcTACGCGGGTGATTGCATATCGCGTTCCGGCTGACTATGTCgatgagtaccttcgcattggtgaagataccacaattgagtcagtgcgtagatttgcaaaagtgatcatccgtgtctttggtcctgagtatcttcgggcacccaacgaggatgatacaaagaaattgatggcatctaatgagaggagaggttggcctggcatgctaggtagcattgattaTATGCATTGGACTTGGCaaaattgtccaaaggcatggcaaggaatgtattgtggcaagtctcgtgatgcaacaattgtgttAGAGGCcatagcatccgaggatttatggatttggcattgcttatttggtatgccgggcactctcaatgatatcaatgtgttgcaacggtctcatttgtttgctaggcttgctagtggtgatgctcctgcttgcaactacactatcaatgggcatgaatacacaaaaaGGTACTATCTTGtagatggtatataccctccttgaTGCAcctttgtcaagagcatcaaagatcccaaaactagaaaacattgtgaatttgcaagggtgcaacaggcagcccgaaaagacattgaaagagcattcggggttttgcaatctaggtttgccattgtttgtggtcctgctcgtttttgggacAAGAGGACCTTGAAAAatatcatgacatgttgtgttatccttcacaatatgattctcgaagatgagagaggaatgaatttggagttcttctacgacaatgtgggtagtcgtgtcaaaccagctagagaccctaacCGCATTAGAGTTTTTCTTAAGACCTACAaagagattgaaaatgcaaacacccaCTTTCAACTTCAGTAGGATCTCATTGAacaccattggcaaagggctggacagtagctcctttttgtattcatttgtatttgtattcatgacaagttttgtaatgTGGATGATTGTTGTATTATGTTGGTAgtggtgatttgaataattatttgtaatgtggatgattgttgtattatgttggtattgaataattatttagtttgcttcTGTGATTTCAATAATTGTTTTGTAGTGTggatgtttgtttttatttttgtgttgtCGATTTGATATTTGCGGGCCGGTGGGATGCGGGATGCAGCGGCGCAagagcagaccccgcaaagccaacctgtaaaaaagcatattccgtgAATATCCTTTTCCGTTTAGGGGGTCTGCATCTGCGGCcgtccgcgccggcccg encodes the following:
- the LOC123141618 gene encoding uncharacterized protein → MENQRSAVGWRIHPPPPPHLPPPPPPSTQGHDDQKFGGSQEISLEGTAKNSGRAKWNHQMKAYLIELLRDHDVPKYRTVHAPQVEANSAQGNDLTVHAPQVEAIPISSQHVGQTLHEIPQVVHRNRRPSSSAPEVTSRKRAKKQKTTSIDDFHERYLKFRREEIDRYAAIEERKLKDPFSIKKCIKALERLEGLSMADMLKAADIFTANKENREVFLSFSSNELRLG